The proteins below are encoded in one region of Coturnix japonica isolate 7356 chromosome 10, Coturnix japonica 2.1, whole genome shotgun sequence:
- the PARP6 gene encoding protein mono-ADP-ribosyltransferase PARP6 isoform X4, with translation MGDHADCVLRAPSEDGRDPTWSHCVWTRHVAVSSMGETVLRTSGDTERSPRGPDVGLQGTAARRHSPAPLGARRGRDGSGFGAGVPAVTSPPGRRCRATEARGPDVKARWPPARPAAWRRHGRGQAAGSAEMDLKGQYWTDDDSDGDNESEEFLYGVQGTCAADLYRHPQLDADIEAVKEIYSENAVSVREYGTIDDVDIDLHVNISFLDEEVATAWKVLRTEPIVLRLRFSLSQYLDGPEPSIEVFQPSNKEGFGLGLQLKKILGMFTSQQWKHLSNDFLKTQQEKRHSWFKTSGTIKKFRAGLSIFSPIPKSPSFPVIPDSVLKGKLGAPEVRVNRLMNRSISCTVKNPKGEVFGYTPSTQAGVAPFNILVGGHCKNVPTLEYGFLVQIMKYAEQRIPTLNEYCVVCDEQHVFQNGSMLKPAVCTRELCVFSFYTLGVMSGAAEEVATGAEVVDLLVAMCRAALESPRKSIIFEPYPSVVDPNDPKTLAFNPKKKNYERLQKALDSVMSIREMTQGSYLEIKKQMDKLDPLAHPLLQWIISSNRSHIVKLPLSRLKFMHTSHQFLLLSSPPAKEARFRTAKKLYGSTFAFHGSHIENWHSILRNGLVNASYTKLQLHGAAYGKGIYLSPISSISFGYSGMGKGQHRMPSKDELVQRYNRMNTIPQTRSIQSRFLQSRNLNCIALCEVITSKDLQKHGNIWVCPVSDHVCTRFFFVYEDGQVGDANINTQDPKIQKEIMRVIGTQVYTN, from the exons ATGGGGGACCATGCGGACTGTGTGCTGAGGGCACCAAGTGAGGACGGCAGGGACCCAACGTGGAGCCATTGTGTGTGGACACGGCATGTAGCCGTGAGCTCCATGGGGGAGACTGTGCTAAGGACATCTGGGGACACAGAGCGGAGCCCACGGGGACCcgatgtggggctgcagggcaccGCTGCCCGCCGCCATAGCCCGGCCCCACTCGGGGCGCGGCGCGGCCGGGACGGGTCGGGGTTCGGGGCCGGGGTCCCCGCGGTGACGTCACCGCCCGGGCGGCGTTGCCGGGCGACGGAGGCGCGGGGCCCTGACGTCAAGGCCCGAtggccgcccgcccgcccggcGGCATGGAGGCGGCACGGACGGGGCCAGGCCGCGGGCAGCGCTGAGATG GACCTCAAGGGCCAGTACTGGACGGACGATGACTCCGATGGGGACAATGAGTCTGAGGAGTTCCTTTATGGGGTACAG GGGACCTGTGCCGCCGATCTGTACCGGCACCCACAGCTGGACGCCGACATCGAGGCCGTGAAGGAGATCTACAGCGAAAATGCTGTGTCTGTCAG GGAGTATGGGACCATCGACGACGTGGACATCGACCTCCACGTGAATATCAGCTTCCTCGAT GAGGAGGTGGCAACAGCCTGGAAGGTGCTTCGGACAGAGCCCATCGTGCTGCGCCTGCGCTTCTCCCTCTCCCAGTACCTCGATGGCCCCG aACCGTCCATCGAGGTCTTCCAGCCATCCAACAAGGAGGGCTTTGGGCTGGGCCTGCAGCTGAAGAA GATCCTGGGCATGTTCACATCGCAGCAATGGAAGCATCTCAGCAACGACTTCCTGAAGACCCAGCAGGAGAAGAGGCACAGCTGGTTCAAAACAAGTGGCACCATCAAGAAGTTCCGAGCCGGCCTCAGCATCTTCTCTCCCATCCCCAA GTCGCCCAGCTTTCCTGTCATCCCAGACTCGGTGCTGAAGGGCAAACTGGGTGCTCCTGAAGTGCGCGTCAACCGCCTGATGAACCGCTCCATCTCCTGCACAGTGAAGAACCCCAAGGGGGAGGTGTTTGGCTACACCCCCAGCACCCAGGCAGGTGTTGCCCCCTTCAACATCCTG GTTGGTGGCCACTGTAAGAATGTCCCCACGCTGGAGTACGGCTTCCTCGTCCAG ATCATGAAGTACGCAGAGCAGCGCATCCCAACACTCAACGAGTACTGCGTGGTGTGTGATGAGCAGCACGTTTTCCAGAATGGCTCCATGCTCAag CCGGCTGTGTGCACCCGTGAGCTGTGCGTCTTCTCCTTCTACACCCTGGGCGTGATGTCCGGTGCAGCAGAAGAAGTGGCCACAGGCGCTGAG GTGGTGGACCTGCTGGTGGCCATGTGCCGCGCCGCGCTGGAATCCCCCCGCAAAAGCATCATCTTTGAGCCTTATCCCTCCGTGGtggaccccaatgaccccaaaacACTTGCCTTCAACCCCAAG AAGAAGAACTACGAGCGGCTGCAGAAGGCTCTGGACAGCGTGATGTCCATCCGGGAGATGACCCAG GGCTCCTATCTGGAGATCAAGAAGCAGATGGACAAGCTGGACCCACTGGCACATCCCCTTCTGCAGTG gatCATCTCCAGCAACAGATCCCACATTGTCAAGCTGCCTCTCAGCAGG CTGAAGTTCATGCACACCTCGCACCAGTTCCTCCTGCTCAGCAGCCCCCCAGCCAAGGAGGCCCGGTTCCGCACCGCCAAGAAGCTCTACGGCAGCacttttgctttcca TGGCTCTCACATTGAGAACTGGCATTCCATCCTGCGCAACGGGCTGGTCAACGCGTCCTACACCAAGCTGCAG CTGCATGGAGCAGCCTATGGCAAGGGCATCTATCTGAGCCCCATCTCCAGTATTTCCTTTGGATACTCAG GGATGGGGAAAGGGCAGCACCGGATGCCTTCAAAGGATGAGCTGGTGCAGAGGTACAACCGGATGAACACCATCCCCCAG accCGCTCCATCCAGTCCCGTTTCCTCCAGAGCCGTAACCTGAACTGCATCGCGCTTTGCGAAG TCATCACATCCAAGGACCTGCAGAAGCATGGCAACATCTGGGTCTGCCCCGTCTCGGACCACGTCTGCACCCGCTTCTTCTTTGT GTACGAAGATGGCCAGGTGGGAGATGCCAATATCAATACTCAGGACCCCAAAATCCAGAAGGAGATCATGCGTGTGATCGGGACTCAGGTGTACACAAACTGA
- the PARP6 gene encoding protein mono-ADP-ribosyltransferase PARP6 isoform X5, whose amino-acid sequence MGDHADCVLRAPSEDGRDPTWSHCVWTRHVAVSSMGETVLRTSGDTERSPRGPDVGLQGTAARRHSPAPLGARRGRDGSGFGAGVPAVTSPPGRRCRATEARGPDVKARWPPARPAAWRRHGRGQAAGSAEMDLKGQYWTDDDSDGDNESEEFLYGVQGTCAADLYRHPQLDADIEAVKEIYSENAVSVREYGTIDDVDIDLHVNISFLDEEVATAWKVLRTEPIVLRLRFSLSQYLDGPEPSIEVFQPSNKEGFGLGLQLKKILGMFTSQQWKHLSNDFLKTQQEKRHSWFKTSGTIKKFRAGLSIFSPIPKSPSFPVIPDSVLKGKLGAPEVRVNRLMNRSISCTVKNPKGEVFGYTPSTQVGGHCKNVPTLEYGFLVQIMKYAEQRIPTLNEYCVVCDEQHVFQNGSMLKPAVCTRELCVFSFYTLGVMSGAAEEVATGAEVVDLLVAMCRAALESPRKSIIFEPYPSVVDPNDPKTLAFNPKKKNYERLQKALDSVMSIREMTQGSYLEIKKQMDKLDPLAHPLLQWIISSNRSHIVKLPLSRQLKFMHTSHQFLLLSSPPAKEARFRTAKKLYGSTFAFHGSHIENWHSILRNGLVNASYTKLQLHGAAYGKGIYLSPISSISFGYSGMGKGQHRMPSKDELVQRYNRMNTIPQTRSIQSRFLQSRNLNCIALCEVITSKDLQKHGNIWVCPVSDHVCTRFFFVYEDGQVGDANINTQDPKIQKEIMRVIGTQVYTN is encoded by the exons ATGGGGGACCATGCGGACTGTGTGCTGAGGGCACCAAGTGAGGACGGCAGGGACCCAACGTGGAGCCATTGTGTGTGGACACGGCATGTAGCCGTGAGCTCCATGGGGGAGACTGTGCTAAGGACATCTGGGGACACAGAGCGGAGCCCACGGGGACCcgatgtggggctgcagggcaccGCTGCCCGCCGCCATAGCCCGGCCCCACTCGGGGCGCGGCGCGGCCGGGACGGGTCGGGGTTCGGGGCCGGGGTCCCCGCGGTGACGTCACCGCCCGGGCGGCGTTGCCGGGCGACGGAGGCGCGGGGCCCTGACGTCAAGGCCCGAtggccgcccgcccgcccggcGGCATGGAGGCGGCACGGACGGGGCCAGGCCGCGGGCAGCGCTGAGATG GACCTCAAGGGCCAGTACTGGACGGACGATGACTCCGATGGGGACAATGAGTCTGAGGAGTTCCTTTATGGGGTACAG GGGACCTGTGCCGCCGATCTGTACCGGCACCCACAGCTGGACGCCGACATCGAGGCCGTGAAGGAGATCTACAGCGAAAATGCTGTGTCTGTCAG GGAGTATGGGACCATCGACGACGTGGACATCGACCTCCACGTGAATATCAGCTTCCTCGAT GAGGAGGTGGCAACAGCCTGGAAGGTGCTTCGGACAGAGCCCATCGTGCTGCGCCTGCGCTTCTCCCTCTCCCAGTACCTCGATGGCCCCG aACCGTCCATCGAGGTCTTCCAGCCATCCAACAAGGAGGGCTTTGGGCTGGGCCTGCAGCTGAAGAA GATCCTGGGCATGTTCACATCGCAGCAATGGAAGCATCTCAGCAACGACTTCCTGAAGACCCAGCAGGAGAAGAGGCACAGCTGGTTCAAAACAAGTGGCACCATCAAGAAGTTCCGAGCCGGCCTCAGCATCTTCTCTCCCATCCCCAA GTCGCCCAGCTTTCCTGTCATCCCAGACTCGGTGCTGAAGGGCAAACTGGGTGCTCCTGAAGTGCGCGTCAACCGCCTGATGAACCGCTCCATCTCCTGCACAGTGAAGAACCCCAAGGGGGAGGTGTTTGGCTACACCCCCAGCACCCAG GTTGGTGGCCACTGTAAGAATGTCCCCACGCTGGAGTACGGCTTCCTCGTCCAG ATCATGAAGTACGCAGAGCAGCGCATCCCAACACTCAACGAGTACTGCGTGGTGTGTGATGAGCAGCACGTTTTCCAGAATGGCTCCATGCTCAag CCGGCTGTGTGCACCCGTGAGCTGTGCGTCTTCTCCTTCTACACCCTGGGCGTGATGTCCGGTGCAGCAGAAGAAGTGGCCACAGGCGCTGAG GTGGTGGACCTGCTGGTGGCCATGTGCCGCGCCGCGCTGGAATCCCCCCGCAAAAGCATCATCTTTGAGCCTTATCCCTCCGTGGtggaccccaatgaccccaaaacACTTGCCTTCAACCCCAAG AAGAAGAACTACGAGCGGCTGCAGAAGGCTCTGGACAGCGTGATGTCCATCCGGGAGATGACCCAG GGCTCCTATCTGGAGATCAAGAAGCAGATGGACAAGCTGGACCCACTGGCACATCCCCTTCTGCAGTG gatCATCTCCAGCAACAGATCCCACATTGTCAAGCTGCCTCTCAGCAGG CAGCTGAAGTTCATGCACACCTCGCACCAGTTCCTCCTGCTCAGCAGCCCCCCAGCCAAGGAGGCCCGGTTCCGCACCGCCAAGAAGCTCTACGGCAGCacttttgctttcca TGGCTCTCACATTGAGAACTGGCATTCCATCCTGCGCAACGGGCTGGTCAACGCGTCCTACACCAAGCTGCAG CTGCATGGAGCAGCCTATGGCAAGGGCATCTATCTGAGCCCCATCTCCAGTATTTCCTTTGGATACTCAG GGATGGGGAAAGGGCAGCACCGGATGCCTTCAAAGGATGAGCTGGTGCAGAGGTACAACCGGATGAACACCATCCCCCAG accCGCTCCATCCAGTCCCGTTTCCTCCAGAGCCGTAACCTGAACTGCATCGCGCTTTGCGAAG TCATCACATCCAAGGACCTGCAGAAGCATGGCAACATCTGGGTCTGCCCCGTCTCGGACCACGTCTGCACCCGCTTCTTCTTTGT GTACGAAGATGGCCAGGTGGGAGATGCCAATATCAATACTCAGGACCCCAAAATCCAGAAGGAGATCATGCGTGTGATCGGGACTCAGGTGTACACAAACTGA
- the PARP6 gene encoding protein mono-ADP-ribosyltransferase PARP6 isoform X6: MGDHADCVLRAPSEDGRDPTWSHCVWTRHVAVSSMGETVLRTSGDTERSPRGPDVGLQGTAARRHSPAPLGARRGRDGSGFGAGVPAVTSPPGRRCRATEARGPDVKARWPPARPAAWRRHGRGQAAGSAEMDLKGQYWTDDDSDGDNESEEFLYGVQGTCAADLYRHPQLDADIEAVKEIYSENAVSVREYGTIDDVDIDLHVNISFLDEEVATAWKVLRTEPIVLRLRFSLSQYLDGPEPSIEVFQPSNKEGFGLGLQLKKILGMFTSQQWKHLSNDFLKTQQEKRHSWFKTSGTIKKFRAGLSIFSPIPKSPSFPVIPDSVLKGKLGAPEVRVNRLMNRSISCTVKNPKGEVFGYTPSTQVGGHCKNVPTLEYGFLVQIMKYAEQRIPTLNEYCVVCDEQHVFQNGSMLKPAVCTRELCVFSFYTLGVMSGAAEEVATGAEVVDLLVAMCRAALESPRKSIIFEPYPSVVDPNDPKTLAFNPKKKNYERLQKALDSVMSIREMTQGSYLEIKKQMDKLDPLAHPLLQWIISSNRSHIVKLPLSRLKFMHTSHQFLLLSSPPAKEARFRTAKKLYGSTFAFHGSHIENWHSILRNGLVNASYTKLQLHGAAYGKGIYLSPISSISFGYSGMGKGQHRMPSKDELVQRYNRMNTIPQTRSIQSRFLQSRNLNCIALCEVITSKDLQKHGNIWVCPVSDHVCTRFFFVYEDGQVGDANINTQDPKIQKEIMRVIGTQVYTN, from the exons ATGGGGGACCATGCGGACTGTGTGCTGAGGGCACCAAGTGAGGACGGCAGGGACCCAACGTGGAGCCATTGTGTGTGGACACGGCATGTAGCCGTGAGCTCCATGGGGGAGACTGTGCTAAGGACATCTGGGGACACAGAGCGGAGCCCACGGGGACCcgatgtggggctgcagggcaccGCTGCCCGCCGCCATAGCCCGGCCCCACTCGGGGCGCGGCGCGGCCGGGACGGGTCGGGGTTCGGGGCCGGGGTCCCCGCGGTGACGTCACCGCCCGGGCGGCGTTGCCGGGCGACGGAGGCGCGGGGCCCTGACGTCAAGGCCCGAtggccgcccgcccgcccggcGGCATGGAGGCGGCACGGACGGGGCCAGGCCGCGGGCAGCGCTGAGATG GACCTCAAGGGCCAGTACTGGACGGACGATGACTCCGATGGGGACAATGAGTCTGAGGAGTTCCTTTATGGGGTACAG GGGACCTGTGCCGCCGATCTGTACCGGCACCCACAGCTGGACGCCGACATCGAGGCCGTGAAGGAGATCTACAGCGAAAATGCTGTGTCTGTCAG GGAGTATGGGACCATCGACGACGTGGACATCGACCTCCACGTGAATATCAGCTTCCTCGAT GAGGAGGTGGCAACAGCCTGGAAGGTGCTTCGGACAGAGCCCATCGTGCTGCGCCTGCGCTTCTCCCTCTCCCAGTACCTCGATGGCCCCG aACCGTCCATCGAGGTCTTCCAGCCATCCAACAAGGAGGGCTTTGGGCTGGGCCTGCAGCTGAAGAA GATCCTGGGCATGTTCACATCGCAGCAATGGAAGCATCTCAGCAACGACTTCCTGAAGACCCAGCAGGAGAAGAGGCACAGCTGGTTCAAAACAAGTGGCACCATCAAGAAGTTCCGAGCCGGCCTCAGCATCTTCTCTCCCATCCCCAA GTCGCCCAGCTTTCCTGTCATCCCAGACTCGGTGCTGAAGGGCAAACTGGGTGCTCCTGAAGTGCGCGTCAACCGCCTGATGAACCGCTCCATCTCCTGCACAGTGAAGAACCCCAAGGGGGAGGTGTTTGGCTACACCCCCAGCACCCAG GTTGGTGGCCACTGTAAGAATGTCCCCACGCTGGAGTACGGCTTCCTCGTCCAG ATCATGAAGTACGCAGAGCAGCGCATCCCAACACTCAACGAGTACTGCGTGGTGTGTGATGAGCAGCACGTTTTCCAGAATGGCTCCATGCTCAag CCGGCTGTGTGCACCCGTGAGCTGTGCGTCTTCTCCTTCTACACCCTGGGCGTGATGTCCGGTGCAGCAGAAGAAGTGGCCACAGGCGCTGAG GTGGTGGACCTGCTGGTGGCCATGTGCCGCGCCGCGCTGGAATCCCCCCGCAAAAGCATCATCTTTGAGCCTTATCCCTCCGTGGtggaccccaatgaccccaaaacACTTGCCTTCAACCCCAAG AAGAAGAACTACGAGCGGCTGCAGAAGGCTCTGGACAGCGTGATGTCCATCCGGGAGATGACCCAG GGCTCCTATCTGGAGATCAAGAAGCAGATGGACAAGCTGGACCCACTGGCACATCCCCTTCTGCAGTG gatCATCTCCAGCAACAGATCCCACATTGTCAAGCTGCCTCTCAGCAGG CTGAAGTTCATGCACACCTCGCACCAGTTCCTCCTGCTCAGCAGCCCCCCAGCCAAGGAGGCCCGGTTCCGCACCGCCAAGAAGCTCTACGGCAGCacttttgctttcca TGGCTCTCACATTGAGAACTGGCATTCCATCCTGCGCAACGGGCTGGTCAACGCGTCCTACACCAAGCTGCAG CTGCATGGAGCAGCCTATGGCAAGGGCATCTATCTGAGCCCCATCTCCAGTATTTCCTTTGGATACTCAG GGATGGGGAAAGGGCAGCACCGGATGCCTTCAAAGGATGAGCTGGTGCAGAGGTACAACCGGATGAACACCATCCCCCAG accCGCTCCATCCAGTCCCGTTTCCTCCAGAGCCGTAACCTGAACTGCATCGCGCTTTGCGAAG TCATCACATCCAAGGACCTGCAGAAGCATGGCAACATCTGGGTCTGCCCCGTCTCGGACCACGTCTGCACCCGCTTCTTCTTTGT GTACGAAGATGGCCAGGTGGGAGATGCCAATATCAATACTCAGGACCCCAAAATCCAGAAGGAGATCATGCGTGTGATCGGGACTCAGGTGTACACAAACTGA